The Deltaproteobacteria bacterium genome contains the following window.
TTTCGCTGCCGCCTGACGAATATCATCGGCTGTGACTGCGTCCATGTTGGTCAAGTAAGTGGTCATATAACGGTAATCTCCCGTCATTGCCTCAAAGTAGGAGAGTTTTTCCGCCAAGCCTTCGTTCGACGAGAGCCCCCGGATATAATCAGCGCGCAGCAGGTTTTTCGTTTTTCCCAGTTCTTCGGGCGAAACCTCTTCCACCTTGAGGCGCTCAATTTCACCATAAATGAGGCGTTCCAATGTTTCCGGCGGACAGGGTGTTTTGGGAGAGGCAAAGATGGTGAAGAGATTTGGGTACCGATTGCCCGGAAGGCCGTTGCGGATATCGATACTTTCAGCGGCGCCTTCTTGCTGGATCAGAAATCGTTTTAGACGCGAGGAACGCCCTCGAATCAAAATCGATTCCACCATATCCAGGATATAATCATCCCGATGCGGCATGTTGGGTTTGTGATAACCGATGATCAACCGGGGGTTTGCGTTCCAAGCGAGCGTCATTCTTCGCTCTCCCTTCTGCTGCGGCTCTTCCGTTACAGGCGGCAGCGGCAGCGGCTGAGAGGGAATGGAGGCGAAGTATTTCTTGACCAATTTCAGGGTGGTTTCGGCATCGACACTGCCGACGATTGCAATGACGGTGTTGTTTGGTGCATAGAAACGACGGAAAAATTCTTCCATGGCGCTTTCGGAGAGATACGACATATCCGAAGACCACCCCAGGGTGGGGCGTCCGTAAGGGTGCGCTTGAAAGGCCGTCGCCATGAATGTTTCGTACAGTTTCCCTGAAGGATTCGACTCGACACGCTGTCTGCGTTCTTCCATGATGACCTGGCGCTCCACATAGAAATCGCGGAAGACGGGGTTGGTCATGCGGTCCGCCTCAATTCGGGCCCAGAGTTCGATCTTGTTCGATGGAAGGCTTACATAGTAGCTGGTCAAATCCTGAGAAGTTGTGGCGTTGAAATGTTCCGCTCCGTTTTCTGTATACAAGCGGTCGATTTCATTGGGTATGTAAAATTTCCGGTGTGCTTTTTGCAGTGAATCAAGACGGGCCTGTGCTTCTGATATTTTCTTTCCGTCGGCCCCGATGCCCTTGCGTCGTTCAAGGTCGATGGCCTGTCCCGTTTCGCTGATTCTGCGGAGGGTTATTTGCTCCTTTTGATAATCCGAAGTCCCGATGGAGGTGGTGCCCTTGAACATCATGTGTTCAAGAAAATGCGCCAACCCCGTTTCCCCAAGGGCTTCATCGACAGCGCCTGCACGGTGGCGGATATACAGTGCCACGGTGGGACTGATATGGCGTTCCAGAATTAAAACAGCAAGGCCGTTGCTCAAAACCGTCTTATGTACCCGGTTTTCCAGGTCCGTTGCCCACATGAGAGGCGGAAGCGCCAAGAAAAATGCCGTGATTACAATAACAAATTTACAACAAAATCTCATAATCCCTTAACCTTTTTGTCTGGTCAGCGTTTTCAGGGAACGGTACGCGCTGTAATTCAGCTTTTCGCTTCGGCAGGGAAGAAGGGTATTGTTATGATAAAGTGGTTCTTTTTCAAGTGCAAATGGCGAAATCGCCACGGCTTCCTCCCATAAGGCCGTTCCTGGTATAGGCGAATATTCGGCGATGATCGGCCGACCTCCTGTGGCCGACACGTAATCGATGCTTCGTCTGACTTCACCTGCAGTCTGATTCGGCAAGCCGCAGAGCAGGTAAACACCAATATCCCGATTGCGGTAGCCCGCTTCCCCGAGGTGGGCGACAGCCCTTTCCAGTTCGTTGTTTTTAACCTTTCCCCCCGTTTCCAACTGTCTTCGCGCATCCGAAGTTTCAAAACCAAAGCGAATCGTTTGAAAGCCCGCACGATAAAGGAGTTTCGCGATCTTGCCCGTTACTTCCTTTAGATGGAGTCCGTTTGGGCAGTGAAAACGGCAGGGGAGATCCCGTTTGATCAGCTCCTTTGCCAGGGGAATAAACATTTCCTCCGGCCGGATCAGGAGGGCGTCATCGTAAAACGAGAAATTCAAAATACCATGTTGATTGTACCAGAAGTCTATTTCTTCGGCAACCCGATATGGGTTTCTTCGGATGAAACGAGGATTTAGAATTCTGGAGGCGCAGTAGGTGCAGTTGAAGGGACAACCCCGGGATGTGAGAATCGGAATTTGGTCATTCCAGGGCAAAAGGTCAAAAGCCGGGTAGGGATAGGCATCGTATTCCTCCAGGCCAGGAAGAAAATCCAGATCCCGGCCCAGTGTTTCACGACATAAATGTGACAGGGCTGATTCCCCAGGCCCCTCTACCAGAATATCCGCACCGGATAAAGCAGCGTGTTCCCGGCAGAGGGTGACGTAATTACCGCCCAACGCCACGGGAGTGGCGGGAAAGAAGCGTTTGACTTGTCTGATCGCTTCGAAGGCGCCGGGATACCAGTAGGTCATCATCGACCCGACCAGTACGAGGTCTGGTTGCGGCATGGATGAAAGGACCTTTCGAAAAATCACCGGAGGCATCCCGTATCGACTGAATTTTCGTGGAAAAGCGTGAAAATACTCCGGTTTTGGAATGTGCGTTTTTAGAAATCTTCCGGTGCCCAAGCCCGTTCTTTTAGGAGAGCCTCCCGGGAAGCGAGGGCCGGTCAACGGAGACAGGCAATCGATCACGGTGACATGATGGCCGTTTCGGCGAAGAATTGCGGCGATAATCAGGAGACCAAGGGGCTTGTTCCAGAAATCATAAGCGGCGAAATCATAGATCCAGGGATTGATCATGAGAATAGTTTTTGATTTCATGGCAGTATTTGCTGGTCACCGGACTAATGCGGTTTGATGTTTTTTGTAGGCAGGTCCGCCCAGTCAAAAACGGATCGATGTTCCAGAATCGGCTTGAATACCGTTTCCGACAAGGTGCAGAATCCCTCTCTCAAAGGGTCTGTCTTGCCGAAGCATATACGTTGATAGGGGTCATTTCCCTCCGACGAGGGGGTAAAATCGCTTGGCTGCCACACTCCTCGGGCCGCGGAAAGGGCCTCTTCCCGTGACTTCCCCGTTGAAAGGACCTCTGCGTATAGCATGGACGTCTGAGGGAAAAATGGAAGCGGTCTGGTCAGGCCATCACGGTATATATCCAATAGTGTCGCGAGTTCCGTTTTTGCTTCCCCAGGTGTATCAAACACAACCCGGGATTTGGTGCCGGCCATGACGTTGCGCCATGAACGATTCGGGAAAGCAGCCTCCAGTATCAGATGCAGGAGCCAGGCGTTTAAATGATCTCTCCCCCGCAAATCGCCATATCGGTAATGAACAAACCCTTGGGGAGAGGACAGCATGATTTGACCGGCCAGGCGGATATCACCGAGCGTCAGATCGATCATGACTTTCTCCGGTTCCCATGCGGGTTGAAGGGTGTGTAGTCTTTCAAAAAAAATCTCGACCTCCGAAGTCAGGACCTCATAGTCGTACTGTCCTACGGTCCCGACGGGAAGGTGTCCTGATTCTTTGAGAACATGGTATTCCTGTTCGGATCTTTCCCCGTTCATACGGCTGTCCAGCATCATCTTCCTGATACCGTAGCGTG
Protein-coding sequences here:
- a CDS encoding insulinase family protein; the encoded protein is MALPPLMWATDLENRVHKTVLSNGLAVLILERHISPTVALYIRHRAGAVDEALGETGLAHFLEHMMFKGTTSIGTSDYQKEQITLRRISETGQAIDLERRKGIGADGKKISEAQARLDSLQKAHRKFYIPNEIDRLYTENGAEHFNATTSQDLTSYYVSLPSNKIELWARIEADRMTNPVFRDFYVERQVIMEERRQRVESNPSGKLYETFMATAFQAHPYGRPTLGWSSDMSYLSESAMEEFFRRFYAPNNTVIAIVGSVDAETTLKLVKKYFASIPSQPLPLPPVTEEPQQKGERRMTLAWNANPRLIIGYHKPNMPHRDDYILDMVESILIRGRSSRLKRFLIQQEGAAESIDIRNGLPGNRYPNLFTIFASPKTPCPPETLERLIYGEIERLKVEEVSPEELGKTKNLLRADYIRGLSSNEGLAEKLSYFEAMTGDYRYMTTYLTNMDAVTADDIRQAAAKYLTAENRTVGILIPEKSDPQNP
- a CDS encoding B12-binding domain-containing radical SAM protein encodes the protein MKSKTILMINPWIYDFAAYDFWNKPLGLLIIAAILRRNGHHVTVIDCLSPLTGPRFPGGSPKRTGLGTGRFLKTHIPKPEYFHAFPRKFSRYGMPPVIFRKVLSSMPQPDLVLVGSMMTYWYPGAFEAIRQVKRFFPATPVALGGNYVTLCREHAALSGADILVEGPGESALSHLCRETLGRDLDFLPGLEEYDAYPYPAFDLLPWNDQIPILTSRGCPFNCTYCASRILNPRFIRRNPYRVAEEIDFWYNQHGILNFSFYDDALLIRPEEMFIPLAKELIKRDLPCRFHCPNGLHLKEVTGKIAKLLYRAGFQTIRFGFETSDARRQLETGGKVKNNELERAVAHLGEAGYRNRDIGVYLLCGLPNQTAGEVRRSIDYVSATGGRPIIAEYSPIPGTALWEEAVAISPFALEKEPLYHNNTLLPCRSEKLNYSAYRSLKTLTRQKG